In one window of Hyla sarda isolate aHylSar1 chromosome 1, aHylSar1.hap1, whole genome shotgun sequence DNA:
- the LOC130298232 gene encoding oocyte zinc finger protein XlCOF6.1-like encodes MNNINVPKIDWSGDEQYKENIPTGKDQININATDIKEEEKDVSGDDQYKEIIPAGKDLIYINAADIKKKEKDVRKDPIYIDAADIKEEEEETDVSGDEQYKEDIPTGNRPDDFTRRSEENLISSDYKADDDITQDTYEEHSIIPDTPSALHSQDLSSHPVIQVRPKDSSQSVNQNKEKRFSCPECGKCFLRKSSIVSHQRIHIGENPFSCSECGKCFTQKSNIIKHQRIHTGEKPFSCSECGKCFSQNSSLLIHQRIHTGYKPFLCSECGKCFSLNGTLVEHQRIHTGKKPFSCSECGKCFTQKTDLVKHQRIHTGEKPFSCSECGKCFTLKTDLVKHQRIHTGEKPFSCSECGKCFSQKGTLVEHQRIHTGEKPFPCSECGKCFSVKSNLIKHQRIHTGEKPFPCSECGKCFSVKSHLIKHLRTHTGEKPIQSNK; translated from the exons ATGAACAATATTAATGTTCCAAAGATAGAttggagcggtgatgagcagtataaggaaaacattcctacagggaaagatcagatcaatattaatgctacagacataaaagaagaagagaaggatgtgagcggtgatgatcaGTATAAAGAGATCATTCctgcagggaaagatctgatctatattaacgcTGCAGAcataaagaaaaaagagaaagatgTGAGAAAAGATCCAATCTATATTGATGctgcagacataaaggaagaagaagaggagacagatgtgagcggtgatgagcagtataaggaggacattcctacaggtaaccgtccag ATGACtttaccaggagatcagaggagaatcttatatcttcagattataaagcagatgatgatatcacacaagatacatatgaagaacattccattatcccagatacaccctcagcccttcacagccaagatctgtcatctcatcctgttATACAAGTCCGACCTAAAGATTCATCTCAGTCTGTTAACCAAAATAAGGAAAAgcgattttcatgtccagaatgtgggaaatgttttcttAGGAAATCAAGTATTGTTagccatcaaagaattcacattgGTGAGAACCCATTttcctgttcagaatgtgggaaatgttttactcagaaatcaaatATTATTaagcatcaaagaattcacacaggagagaaaccattttcctgttcagaatgtggaaaatgttttagtcaAAATTCAAGTCTTCTtatacatcaaagaattcacacaggatataagccatttttatgttcagaatgtggaaaatgttttagtctGAATGGAACTCTAGttgaacatcaaagaattcacacaggtaagaagccattttcatgttcagaatgtgggaagtgttttactcagaaaacagatcttgttaaacatcaaagaattcacacaggtgagaagccattttcatgttcagaatgtgggaagtgtTTTACTCTGAAaacagatcttgttaaacatcaaagaattcacacaggagagaagccattttcatgttcagaatgtggaaaatgttttagtcaGAAGGGAACTCTAGttgaacatcaaagaattcacacaggtgagaagccatttccttgttcagaatgtgggaaatgtttttctgtgAAATCAAATCTTAtcaaacatcaaagaattcacacaggtgagaagccatttccttgttcagaatgtgggaaatgtttttctgtgaaatcacatctTATCAAACatctaagaactcacacaggagagaagccaattcagagtaataaatga